Proteins from a genomic interval of Lacticaseibacillus pabuli:
- a CDS encoding oligopeptide ABC transporter substrate-binding protein codes for MSQSKKWLSAGVAVAAVLTLAACSNGSSSKGTSARLKLPNNYSASAKATKAGNNSTLKVAEINDAPFEGITAATIATNAEDSDVFAPGGMGNMFFFDKNYKIVDGGLANQKLDRKNNTATMTLRKNAKWSNGQKVTAKDMEYPYEIIGNKDTVSQQYSSDYENIKGMAEYHAGTAKTISGITYPDGENGRKMVIHFKHMSPAMEYAGNSFIWSSVEPYEYIKNVPIAKLASAPQVRKNPIFVGPYKLDKMVQGESTSWVPNKYYYGKTPKIKHITIQVVSSSNATAAFKAKKYDFSFTAAPSQYPQLKKLKNYAEVGSPALSYGYFGFNVGRYDTKTGKNVMDKNAKMGNKNLRQAMFYALDSDAIFKKLSNGLSWRGNTLIPPAFKAYNDKSQTGFKYDMPKAKKLLDDAGYKKRNGSKWRSDPKGKKLVIYFGAMKSSAATESRYQYDLQQWHKLGLDVKMTSGKPMEMNSFYSTLQQPKQNKIDIFNAAWQTSSEPTPTQLYGETAPYNMGHFVSKKNTQLMANMNNNKSWNLKYRKNQFYAWQKYMNQQAAYVPDNFSLNYTPVNKRVKGYSMAPQDNQLWAELQLTSANLK; via the coding sequence CTCGTCTCAAGCTGCCTAACAACTATAGTGCAAGTGCAAAGGCTACCAAGGCGGGTAACAATAGTACGTTGAAGGTTGCTGAAATTAATGATGCCCCATTTGAAGGAATTACAGCTGCAACCATTGCCACCAACGCCGAGGATTCCGATGTCTTTGCACCAGGTGGTATGGGCAATATGTTCTTCTTTGACAAGAACTACAAGATTGTCGATGGTGGGCTTGCGAACCAGAAGCTGGACCGGAAGAACAACACTGCAACGATGACGCTTCGTAAGAACGCTAAATGGTCTAACGGCCAAAAGGTTACCGCGAAGGATATGGAGTACCCTTACGAAATTATCGGTAACAAGGACACCGTTTCCCAGCAGTATTCTTCTGACTATGAAAACATCAAGGGTATGGCTGAATACCACGCGGGAACTGCCAAGACTATTTCTGGGATTACCTACCCAGATGGTGAAAATGGCCGTAAGATGGTCATTCACTTCAAACATATGTCACCTGCCATGGAATATGCAGGTAACTCATTCATTTGGTCATCCGTAGAACCATACGAATACATCAAGAATGTCCCAATCGCCAAGTTAGCTTCTGCACCACAAGTACGTAAGAACCCAATTTTCGTTGGGCCTTACAAACTCGACAAGATGGTCCAAGGTGAATCTACCAGCTGGGTACCTAACAAGTACTACTATGGGAAGACGCCTAAGATCAAGCACATTACCATTCAGGTTGTGTCCTCTAGCAACGCTACTGCTGCCTTCAAGGCTAAGAAGTACGACTTCTCCTTCACCGCTGCGCCTAGCCAGTACCCACAGCTGAAGAAACTGAAGAACTATGCTGAGGTTGGTTCACCAGCACTCTCCTATGGTTACTTTGGGTTTAACGTTGGTCGTTATGACACCAAGACTGGTAAGAACGTCATGGATAAGAATGCCAAGATGGGTAACAAGAATCTCCGTCAGGCAATGTTCTATGCGCTTGATAGTGATGCCATCTTCAAGAAGCTATCTAACGGGCTCTCATGGCGTGGTAACACCTTGATTCCACCTGCATTCAAGGCGTACAACGACAAGAGTCAGACTGGTTTCAAGTACGACATGCCTAAAGCCAAGAAGTTACTGGATGACGCGGGCTACAAGAAGCGCAACGGTAGCAAGTGGCGTTCCGATCCTAAGGGTAAGAAGCTGGTTATCTACTTCGGTGCTATGAAGAGTTCCGCAGCAACCGAATCTCGTTACCAGTACGATCTGCAGCAATGGCACAAGCTTGGTCTGGACGTTAAGATGACATCTGGCAAGCCAATGGAAATGAACAGTTTCTACTCCACACTGCAGCAGCCTAAGCAGAACAAGATTGATATCTTCAATGCTGCTTGGCAGACGAGTTCCGAACCTACTCCTACTCAGCTGTATGGCGAAACAGCACCATACAACATGGGTCACTTCGTTTCCAAGAAGAACACACAGCTCATGGCAAACATGAACAACAACAAGTCTTGGAACCTCAAGTACCGGAAGAACCAATTCTACGCATGGCAGAAGTACATGAACCAGCAGGCTGCCTACGTACCTGACAACTTTAGCCTCAATTACACACCTGTTAACAAGCGTGTTAAGGGCTACAGCATGGCACCTCAGGATAACCAGCTCTGGGCTGAACTGCAGCTCACCTCTGCAAACCTTAAGTAG
- a CDS encoding chromate transporter, whose product MISLMLAFLKIGFLGFGGGYAMLSLIYAESQTFGLSLQQFADLNALDGMIPGPIAINSATYIGQLTHGFWGAVLATLMVCVPSFVIVPLYLHFEKRIKNNWILSAILDGIKPASAGLILAVAFTIMLGTVFNINSIGAWAKANFNWSSLVVIIGVLVLDLKYHVNPVILIALAGVFGAIVYYI is encoded by the coding sequence ATGATTAGTCTAATGCTCGCTTTCCTCAAAATTGGCTTTCTGGGTTTCGGCGGTGGCTACGCCATGCTGTCCCTCATCTATGCGGAGTCGCAAACTTTTGGACTTAGCCTCCAGCAATTTGCAGATCTCAATGCACTGGATGGGATGATTCCGGGACCCATCGCCATTAATTCAGCCACTTATATCGGCCAACTCACACACGGATTCTGGGGCGCTGTGCTGGCCACGTTGATGGTCTGTGTCCCTTCCTTCGTCATCGTGCCGCTATACTTGCACTTCGAAAAACGCATCAAGAATAATTGGATACTCAGCGCCATTCTCGATGGCATCAAGCCGGCCAGCGCAGGCCTGATTCTCGCCGTGGCGTTCACCATCATGCTGGGGACGGTGTTCAATATTAACAGCATCGGTGCGTGGGCCAAAGCCAACTTCAATTGGTCCAGCCTCGTTGTCATTATCGGGGTGTTAGTTCTCGACCTGAAATACCACGTGAACCCTGTCATTCTTATCGCGCTTGCCGGTGTGTTTGGCGCAATCGTTTACTACATCTAG
- a CDS encoding chromate transporter, producing MNKNWLLFKVYFTAGALTFSGGLAMLPMIQREVVDKYHLMAKDELYEYSTLSQTFPGVIALTNACFVGRKVNGVPGMFWAAFGAIFPAFTFMLLATILYQLIPQRGIILSIMSAIRASSAAFLFSAAYTLARYNLKNIASILLAVFCLLASVFSLASAPVLIVIAGVVGVIMGSQKHKEAKA from the coding sequence TTGAACAAGAACTGGCTACTATTTAAAGTCTACTTTACTGCAGGTGCCCTCACCTTTTCAGGTGGGCTGGCCATGCTCCCAATGATTCAGCGTGAGGTCGTGGACAAGTACCACCTCATGGCTAAAGACGAGTTGTACGAGTATTCCACCCTATCGCAAACTTTTCCAGGGGTCATCGCCCTCACCAACGCTTGCTTCGTCGGGCGCAAGGTGAATGGCGTGCCTGGCATGTTCTGGGCTGCATTTGGCGCCATTTTCCCAGCGTTTACGTTTATGCTGCTGGCAACCATTTTGTACCAACTGATTCCGCAGCGTGGCATCATCCTCAGTATCATGAGCGCTATTCGGGCATCATCTGCCGCCTTCCTATTCAGCGCCGCCTACACCTTAGCACGGTATAATCTGAAGAACATTGCCAGTATCTTGCTCGCGGTATTCTGCCTGCTCGCCAGCGTCTTCAGCCTAGCTAGTGCACCAGTTCTGATTGTCATTGCCGGCGTTGTCGGTGTCATCATGGGCAGTCAGAAGCATAAGGAGGCAAAGGCATGA
- a CDS encoding DUF805 domain-containing protein — protein MSEGHVGFVQALGLFFRQGFDFHGRSSRSAYWWVQLWGVLLGGVVGVLEVTHVLDASRMGIGFLPAILIGMVPVILFDLVAIILLVPETALMVRRSRDAGFGSVWAYILGIMELIQIFMPNGQFDGTPAIKYTFQGVMLVLSLFLLYVTLRPSKATN, from the coding sequence ATGAGTGAAGGACATGTTGGTTTTGTTCAGGCATTAGGGTTGTTTTTCCGTCAGGGATTTGATTTTCATGGGCGTTCATCACGGAGCGCGTACTGGTGGGTTCAGTTGTGGGGTGTTCTGTTAGGCGGCGTAGTTGGTGTACTGGAAGTTACCCACGTTCTGGACGCTAGCCGGATGGGAATTGGTTTCCTGCCTGCTATCTTGATTGGTATGGTGCCAGTGATTCTTTTTGATCTCGTTGCCATTATTTTACTGGTTCCAGAGACGGCACTGATGGTTCGGCGCAGTCGTGACGCGGGCTTTGGTTCTGTTTGGGCATACATCCTAGGCATCATGGAACTAATCCAGATTTTCATGCCAAATGGTCAGTTTGATGGTACGCCTGCAATCAAGTACACGTTCCAGGGCGTCATGCTCGTGCTTAGTTTGTTCCTATTGTACGTGACTCTTCGGCCAAGCAAGGCGACCAACTAA
- the rplS gene encoding 50S ribosomal protein L19 has product MNLLIDEITKSQLRDDIPDFKAGDTVRVHAKIVEGERERIQLFEGVVVKRRGTGVSATYTVRKISSGVGVERTFPVNTPRVEKIEVIRHGAVRRAKLYYLRALRGKAARIKEARR; this is encoded by the coding sequence ATGAACTTACTTATTGACGAAATCACCAAGTCTCAGCTTCGCGATGACATTCCTGACTTCAAGGCCGGTGACACCGTACGTGTCCACGCTAAGATTGTCGAAGGTGAACGCGAACGTATCCAACTTTTCGAAGGCGTTGTTGTTAAGCGCCGCGGTACCGGCGTTTCCGCTACCTACACTGTTCGTAAGATCAGTTCAGGTGTCGGCGTTGAACGTACCTTCCCAGTAAACACACCTCGTGTTGAAAAGATCGAAGTTATCCGTCATGGTGCTGTGCGTCGTGCTAAGCTCTACTACCTGCGTGCATTGCGCGGTAAGGCTGCACGTATCAAGGAAGCCCGTCGTTAA
- a CDS encoding DUF896 domain-containing protein produces the protein MAEQPKERLDRINELAKKAKSSEGLTPAEISERAELRKAYLEDFKAGFREQVESLKVIDEDGNEVTPQKVIDIQRKKGLRKD, from the coding sequence ATGGCTGAACAACCTAAAGAACGGCTTGATCGGATTAATGAACTTGCTAAGAAGGCTAAGAGTAGCGAAGGTCTGACTCCTGCAGAAATTTCTGAGCGTGCAGAGTTACGCAAGGCATACCTTGAGGACTTTAAGGCAGGCTTCCGTGAGCAAGTTGAGTCATTGAAGGTCATCGATGAAGATGGCAATGAGGTGACACCACAAAAAGTAATCGATATTCAGCGTAAAAAGGGTTTACGGAAAGATTAA
- a CDS encoding YneF family protein: MFIIGFVIGAIAGVAGGFFGARAYMKKYFQDNPPINEDMLRTMMLSMGAKPSEKKLNQMMQQMKTQQKNSK, from the coding sequence ATGTTTATTATCGGTTTCGTCATCGGCGCAATCGCCGGTGTCGCAGGGGGCTTCTTCGGCGCCCGTGCGTACATGAAGAAGTATTTCCAGGACAATCCTCCTATCAACGAGGACATGCTGCGGACGATGATGCTCTCTATGGGGGCAAAGCCTTCTGAAAAGAAGCTTAATCAGATGATGCAGCAGATGAAGACTCAGCAAAAGAATTCGAAGTAG
- a CDS encoding ABC transporter ATP-binding protein, whose protein sequence is MGIFKKLGWYFKQERRRYGIGVLALLLVAIVNLIPPKIIGSMVDAMNRRSVTAHKLVIWLGILLLAGVGQYLFRFAWRTQIWGGAAKLERTLRTRLFWHFMRMDATFYQKHRTGDLMAHATNDLNAIQNVAGAGVLTLFDSIITGGTTLIAMIILVDWRLTLLAILPMPLLALMARRLGTHLHSAFRDAQAAFSRLNDKTQESVSGVKVIKTFGQEKEDAEDFDNIVDNTIVINRRVNFIDSLFDPTTSLIMGLTYVITIVYGGYLVLHGQITIGQLVSFVAYVAALVWPMFAIGRLFNILERGNASYDRVAELLAEKSSIVEPKQALTTPAAGEIRYAVDHFSYPGDDTNALVDVHFTVPEGSTLGIVGKVGAGKSTIFKLLLREFDNYNGEIDFGGHNIKDYSLDALLDSIGYVPQDNFLFSTTVANNIRFSSYNKSLDEVEQAASESAVHEDIQGFPEGYDTAVGERGVSLSGGQKQRLAIARAVINAPELLILDDALSAVDARTEEEILENLRKDRAHKTTIIAAHRLSSVMHADEIIVLEGGHVIERGTHSQLLAQNGWYAEMWNLQQLESKLDKDSIAKEGGQA, encoded by the coding sequence ATGGGTATCTTCAAAAAATTAGGTTGGTATTTTAAACAGGAGCGCCGGCGCTATGGCATTGGGGTTTTAGCGTTGTTGCTCGTTGCAATTGTTAATCTTATTCCACCTAAAATCATCGGGTCCATGGTCGACGCGATGAACCGGAGGAGTGTGACGGCTCATAAACTCGTCATTTGGCTTGGCATTCTCCTATTAGCTGGTGTCGGGCAATATCTCTTCCGTTTTGCGTGGCGCACACAAATCTGGGGCGGGGCTGCGAAGCTTGAGCGAACCCTCCGCACCCGCCTGTTCTGGCACTTCATGCGCATGGACGCGACCTTCTATCAGAAACATCGGACTGGGGATCTCATGGCGCACGCCACCAATGACCTGAACGCGATTCAAAACGTTGCGGGTGCGGGTGTGCTAACGCTATTTGATTCCATTATCACGGGTGGCACAACGCTGATTGCCATGATCATATTGGTTGACTGGCGCTTAACGTTGCTGGCCATTCTGCCAATGCCATTGCTTGCACTGATGGCACGCAGACTTGGGACGCACCTGCATTCCGCTTTTCGCGATGCGCAGGCGGCTTTTTCACGTTTGAACGATAAGACCCAGGAGTCTGTTTCAGGCGTTAAGGTCATCAAAACATTTGGTCAGGAAAAAGAGGACGCTGAAGACTTCGACAATATCGTGGATAACACGATTGTCATTAATCGGCGGGTTAACTTCATTGACTCCTTGTTTGACCCAACGACCAGTCTGATCATGGGGCTGACCTACGTGATCACCATTGTTTATGGTGGCTACTTGGTCCTGCATGGCCAGATTACGATTGGGCAACTGGTTTCCTTCGTTGCTTACGTCGCGGCGCTGGTATGGCCAATGTTTGCAATTGGTCGGTTGTTCAACATCCTAGAACGTGGGAACGCGTCCTATGATCGTGTTGCGGAGTTACTTGCCGAAAAGAGCAGCATCGTTGAACCAAAGCAGGCGCTGACCACACCTGCAGCCGGTGAAATTCGTTATGCTGTAGACCACTTTAGCTATCCCGGCGATGACACCAACGCGCTCGTTGACGTCCACTTCACGGTGCCTGAAGGGTCGACGCTCGGAATTGTCGGCAAGGTTGGCGCGGGCAAGAGTACCATTTTCAAACTCTTGCTACGTGAATTTGATAACTACAATGGTGAAATTGATTTTGGCGGGCACAACATTAAGGATTACTCCCTAGACGCCTTGCTCGATTCTATCGGGTACGTGCCCCAGGATAATTTCCTGTTCTCAACGACGGTGGCTAACAACATCCGATTCTCGTCGTATAACAAGAGTCTGGATGAAGTTGAACAGGCGGCAAGTGAGTCTGCCGTGCACGAGGATATTCAGGGCTTTCCTGAAGGCTATGACACGGCTGTTGGTGAGCGCGGGGTCAGTTTGTCCGGTGGGCAGAAACAACGCCTGGCAATCGCCCGTGCGGTCATTAACGCGCCTGAGTTACTGATTTTGGATGACGCGTTGTCCGCGGTTGATGCACGGACGGAAGAGGAGATTCTCGAGAACCTGCGTAAGGACCGCGCGCACAAGACGACCATTATCGCGGCGCACCGTTTGAGTTCAGTCATGCACGCCGACGAGATTATCGTACTCGAAGGTGGGCATGTTATCGAACGCGGGACCCACAGTCAGTTGCTGGCCCAAAACGGCTGGTACGCCGAAATGTGGAACTTGCAACAACTCGAAAGCAAACTCGACAAGGACAGCATTGCTAAGGAAGGGGGCCAAGCATAA
- a CDS encoding ABC transporter ATP-binding protein yields MADQNKSAWAKSIPVKEQFHIMGRLMHYAKPYRKQFIGAIVGALALAGVNIALPYILQVYMDKYLTKDKGTVAIILAFAGLYAAGTLLKALAQFVQSFGFQMGSERGLEDMRRQLFGKLETLGMRYFDQTPAGSIVSRVTNDTSTMSDFWNVWLTILVGSFSLISSFVVMLKWAPRVALMVLAFLPILLFVVWYYNHYSSKVYRHMREKLSELNTKLNESIEGISIIQQFRQEKRIAKEFEDTNEDYLRSRNAMIRTNSLLLGSMINLLYSLALVVVLAAFGLMSMHNFVEAGMVYAFTTYVANFFNPMTNMMDNLTFLQDGVVAGSRMFRIMDNQEYAPQQHKDASETITMGKIEFKHVSFAYDGEHEILHDISFVANPGETVALVGHTGSGKSSIINVMMRFYEFGQGQILIDDKDIRDFPMAELRKKLGLVLQDSFMFYGDISSNIRMFNKDITDEQVEEAAKFVQADSFIEQLDGKYHAKVIEGGSQFSSGQRQLISFARTVVAEPKVLVLDEATANIDTETENLIQEGLRRMRQGRTTIAIAHRLSTIKDADLILVLDAGRIVERGTHDELLAKHGRYYDMYELQTGQASLAQEDERIEENPESQE; encoded by the coding sequence ATGGCTGATCAGAATAAGTCGGCATGGGCGAAGAGTATCCCCGTTAAAGAGCAATTCCACATCATGGGACGGCTCATGCATTACGCCAAGCCTTACCGGAAGCAATTTATCGGTGCGATTGTCGGTGCACTGGCTTTAGCTGGCGTGAACATCGCGCTGCCATACATCTTGCAGGTGTACATGGACAAATACCTGACCAAGGACAAGGGGACCGTTGCCATCATCCTCGCGTTTGCGGGCTTGTACGCAGCGGGTACCCTGCTCAAAGCATTGGCACAGTTTGTCCAGTCGTTTGGCTTCCAAATGGGTAGTGAGCGTGGCCTTGAAGACATGCGCCGGCAACTTTTTGGCAAGCTCGAAACGTTGGGCATGCGCTACTTTGACCAGACTCCTGCTGGGAGCATCGTGTCGCGGGTCACGAACGACACGTCGACCATGTCCGACTTTTGGAACGTTTGGCTGACAATCTTAGTCGGCAGTTTTTCGCTGATTTCTTCCTTTGTGGTGATGCTCAAGTGGGCACCACGCGTTGCCCTGATGGTCCTGGCGTTTCTGCCGATCCTGCTGTTTGTTGTGTGGTACTACAACCATTACAGCAGTAAGGTTTACCGGCACATGCGCGAGAAGTTGTCAGAACTGAATACCAAGCTCAACGAATCCATCGAAGGCATCAGTATAATCCAACAGTTTCGGCAGGAGAAGCGCATTGCCAAGGAGTTTGAGGATACTAACGAAGACTATCTGCGTAGTCGTAACGCGATGATCCGCACGAACTCGCTACTGCTAGGCTCGATGATTAACTTACTGTACAGCTTGGCCTTGGTTGTCGTCCTGGCGGCATTTGGGCTGATGAGCATGCACAACTTTGTCGAAGCAGGGATGGTTTACGCCTTCACGACTTATGTGGCCAACTTCTTTAACCCCATGACCAACATGATGGATAACCTGACCTTCTTGCAAGATGGGGTGGTCGCGGGTAGCCGGATGTTCAGAATCATGGACAATCAGGAGTACGCGCCGCAGCAGCACAAAGATGCTAGTGAAACCATTACGATGGGCAAGATTGAGTTCAAACACGTCAGCTTTGCCTACGACGGTGAACATGAAATTCTGCACGATATCAGTTTTGTCGCCAACCCTGGTGAAACGGTTGCCTTAGTCGGACATACCGGCAGTGGGAAGAGCTCCATTATCAACGTGATGATGCGCTTTTACGAGTTTGGTCAAGGCCAGATTCTAATTGATGACAAGGATATCCGCGATTTCCCAATGGCGGAACTCCGCAAGAAGCTCGGCCTGGTGTTGCAGGATTCCTTCATGTTCTATGGGGATATCAGCAGTAATATCCGAATGTTCAACAAGGACATAACAGACGAACAAGTAGAAGAAGCGGCCAAGTTTGTGCAGGCAGATTCGTTTATCGAACAACTGGACGGCAAGTACCACGCGAAGGTTATCGAAGGCGGCAGTCAGTTTAGTTCTGGACAGCGTCAGCTGATTTCCTTTGCGCGGACTGTCGTTGCTGAACCAAAAGTCCTGGTGCTCGACGAAGCCACGGCTAACATCGATACGGAAACCGAAAACCTGATTCAAGAGGGCTTGCGGCGGATGCGTCAGGGCCGGACGACGATTGCGATTGCGCACCGGCTGTCCACGATTAAGGACGCCGACCTGATCCTAGTTTTGGATGCTGGTCGGATTGTTGAACGCGGGACGCATGACGAGTTGCTCGCCAAACACGGCCGTTACTACGATATGTATGAATTGCAAACTGGGCAGGCTAGTCTGGCGCAAGAGGATGAGCGGATCGAAGAAAATCCGGAATCTCAGGAATAA